Proteins from one Deltaproteobacteria bacterium genomic window:
- a CDS encoding type II toxin-antitoxin system Phd/YefM family antitoxin, translating to MKTATVGEIQKNFSRILNQIKAGEEIAVTRRGKRVAKICAIGPKE from the coding sequence ATGAAGACGGCAACTGTAGGAGAAATCCAAAAAAACTTTAGCAGGATTCTAAATCAGATAAAGGCCGGGGAAGAAATAGCCGTTACAAGGAGAGGAAAACGGGTCGCTAAAATATGTGCTATAGGGCCTAAAGAAA